The Ascidiaceihabitans donghaensis genome includes the window GCTTTGCATTTAATTCCGGCTTGATCTGGGGGCTGGACGCGGTGGCCAACCTGTTTGCGTGGCTGGTGATCTTTGGCGCAAGCTATGCGATCAAGACCACCTCGCATTTGGGGGTCGATGCGGTCACCAACCTGTTTTCGCCGCCCATCCGCCGCGTGCTCGCGTTGATTGCAGGGGCGTTGTGCGTTCTGTTTGCTGTGCTTTTGATGAAAGGGGCGTGGGATGCTTGGGCCAACTTTGCCAACCTTCCGCAAACCACGGGCCGTTGGTTTCCCACAGGTTTTGAGGAAATGCGCCGCTCGTCCTTTCGCGGATATCTGACAGACAATGGCATTCCCATGGTGGAATGGCTGCGCTGGTTAGAACCTTTAATCAACTACGACGAATCTTACGAAAAATTCCCGATGGTTGTGTTGCGCTTTATTCTGCCCTTTGGCGTGGCGCTGATTTTATTTCGCTTCATTCAGGCCTTTGTGCGCGTGTGGACAGGTGTGTCCACCAGCCTGATCGTCAGCCATGAAGCCGAAGACGACGTCGAAAACGTGCGTCATGTGAACGCAGGAGACTGAACCTATGGACGTTGTACTTCTTTTCTCGATGGTCATCGGGCTGATGCTGATCGGGGTGCCGATTGCGGTGTCCTTGGGCCTATCTTCGACCCTTTTCCTTTTGATCTATTCCGATGCCTCGCTGGCCTCTGTTGCCAATTCGCTGTTTGACGCAATGCGCGAACACTACACGCTGCTGGCCATTCCGTTTTTCATTCTGGCCTCGACCTTCATGTCGACGGGTGGCGTGGCGAAACGTATTATCCGGTTTTCCATTGCCTGCGTGGGGCATTTGCCCGGTGGTTTGGCGATTGCGGGTGTCTTTGCCTGTATGCTTTTTGCCGCTTTGTCGGGATCGTCCCCCGCCACCGTGGTTGCCATCGGCACGATCGTGATCGCGGGCATGCGGCAGGTGGGCTACACCAAGGATTTTGCCGCTGGCGTCATTGCCAATGCGGGCACATTGGGCATCCTGATCCCGCCCTCTATCGTGATGGTGGTTTATGCCTCTGCGGTGGATGTGTCCGTGGGGCGCATGTTCCTGGCCGGTGTCATTCCGGGTCTGATGGCCGGTTTCATGCTGATGACCGCGATTTATGTGGTGGCCAAGCTGCGCAATCTGCCCAAAGGCGACTGGTTGGGGTGGGGTGAGATCCGTGCCTCTGGTCTGGATGCGTCTTGGGGGTTGTTCCTGATTGTCATCATTCTGGGCGGCATCTACGGCGGTATCTTCACGCCCACGGAAGCGGCGGCTGTGGCGGCAGTCTATGCCTTTCTGATTTCGGTCTTTGTGTACCGCGATATGGGGCCGCTGCGCACGAAAGATGATGACGCGCGCAATCTGACTTTGATGCAAAAACCCATTGCGCTGGTCACGGTGTTCTTCCACCGCGACACCCGCGATGCGCTGTTCGAGGCGGGCAAGTTGACGGTCACGTTGCTGTTCATCATCGCCTGTGCCTTGATCCTGAAGCATGTTCTGACTGAAGAGCAGATCCCACAAGCCATTGCGGCCTCCATGCTTGAAGCCGGTTTGGGTCCTGTGGTGTTCCTGATCATCGTGAACGTGATCTTGCTGATCGGTGGCCAGTTTATGGAGCCATCAGGGCTGTTGGTGATCGTGGCCCCATTGGTCTTTCCTATCGCGATCGAGCTGGGCATTGATCCCATTCATCTGGGCATCATCATGGTGGTCAACATGGAGATCGGCATGATCACCCCGCCTGTTGGTCTGAATCTGTTTGTCACTTCTGGTGTGGCTGGGATGCCGATGATGCGGGTTGTGAAGGCAGCGTTGCCCTTTACGGCCGTGTTGTTCGTGTTCCTGATTATGGTCACGTATATTCCGGCGATTTCCACGTGGTTGCCCAATATGATGATGGGGCCGGAGATCATCACCAAATAGGGCAGGCTGCGCCTGCACGCGATGTTTGCCGCCCCCTGCGGGGGCGGTTTTTTGCGAGGCTCTGCCTCGCGCTCCGAAGTATTTCGGGCGAAAGGAAGACTAGGCGGTGTTCAAGGCGTCGATGATTGGACTGAAGTCTGACGCTTGCAGGCTTGCGCCACCCACCAATGCCCCATCGACGTTTTTCGCTTTGAAGATTTCAGCGGCGTTTGATGCTTTGACCGACCCGCCATAAAGCAGAGATATCTGGTTGCCTGTTTCTGTTCCAAAGCGGGCGCATAATTCGCCGCGTATAAAATCATGGACTTGAATAATCTGGTCGAGTGTGGGGACCTTGCCCGTCCCGATAGCCCAGATAGGTTCATAAGCGATCACCACAGTGTCCGCCGTTGCCCCGTTCGGAACTGACCCTGCCAATTGACCTCCGATGATGTCCAGAGTGTTGTCTGCTTCGCGGTCTTCGAGGCTTTCGCCCAGACATACAATCGCTGTCAGTCCCGCGTCTCGCGCTGCTTCAGCTTTGTTGCGCACATCGCGGTTGCGTTCTGCGTAGGCTTCGCGCCGTTCCGAATGCCCTACGATGACGTAAGACGCGCCCGTGTCGGCAATCATGTGGGCTGCGACATCGCCTGTAAATGCACCGCTTTGATCTGTGTGGCAGTCTTGCGCCCCGATGTTTATGGCGCTGTCTTGTGTTAGGTTTGCTGCACGAAACAACAGGGGGGCAGGGGGGCATATCACGATCGCGCAGTCACAAGTGCTGTGTGATTTGGTCAGTGTTTCCAATTCACTAAGGGAGGCACTGGTGCCGTTCATCTTCCAATTGCCTGCTGCGATTTTTTTGGCCATGTGTTTGGGTCCTGCATTTGCGTGATGCTGCGCCTGATAGCATTTGCGCGGCATCGCAGCAATGTCGGGGTTTTCCTTTGTGCTTCGGCACGTTAGTCAGCGGGTGTCAGAAAAAGGATGCGTTCCATGATCCCAAGACTTGATGCACAGCTTATCCGCGCAGGAGACCGTGCAACACTGGCTGCTTTAGGCGAAGCGGCAAGGGGGGTCGGTTTTGCGACCGTTTATAACACCGCCCTGACGCCGTCCCGTGTTGAAGATGTTATTGAGATGTACCGGGCCTTCTTCCATTTGCCTGAAAGCGCCAAACGTGAAATCGATATGGCACGCACCGGTGCCAATCGTGGTTGGGGTGCGCCTGGATCAGAACAAGTCGATTTGGATGCAAACCCGGATTACAAACAGTTTTTCGACAGCGGATATGAGCTGTCCAAGGACGATCCTTTGGCCGCACTTTCCGTCTATGCGCCCAACCAATGGCCTGAAGTTCCAGCCGGCTTCCGCGAGATGGTTCAGGCCTATTATGATGACGCCCGCGATGTGGCGATGGATGTTTTGCGTGGAATAGCTGCGGCCATCGACATGCCCCGCGATTACTTTGACGCGGCCTTCGCCAAACCTATGGTTTTGTTGCGCGGCAACTACTATCCGGAACGCCCCGTGTGGGCGACGGCCAAGGATTTCGGGATTGCCACGCATACCGATTACGGCTGTTTGACGTTGCTGGCCACCGATGGATCACCGGGACTGGAAGTGCGCAAGCGAGGAGGCGGATGGATCGCTGTCGAAGCGCCTCCGGGAGAATTTGTTATCAACTTTGGCGAAATGATGGAATTCTGGACCGCCGGAGACGTAAAAGCCACGCCGCACCGCGTGGTGGGGGGCATGCACGAGCGTATTTCAGTGCCATTGTTCTTTAATCCGACCCATGACACAAATGTGGCCCCTCCGGGGTCAGATCAGGTTATCTCGGCAGGGGACCATCTGGCAAAACGGTTTGAGGAAACTTATGTGCATCTGCAAAAGCAGTAGGCCTGATCACAGGGCTGCAAGGGCCCGCCGTGCCCATGCGCTGGCGTCCTCGGGGTCATCCAGCAAATGTTCCGGCATCGTCCAGTAGGGCATAGAGCTGGCCGCGCCGCCTTTGCGTGTGTAGGTCCAGCGGTCCCACCCTTCTGCGTCGAAGGCTTTGACCATGTCGCCCGCGCCTTTGAGCCGCAATTGGCCCTCCGACATCACCAGCGCGAAGATGACGCCATCTGCATAAATCCCAAGCCCGCCGAACATTTTCCGTGTGGTTAAAGGGCCGACACCTTCAAATAGATCATGAACAAAAGCGATCTGTTCGTCGGACACGGCCATTTTACATGCCTTCGAATTTGATGCTTTCGCCACATCCACAGGCTTCGGTCACGTTGGGGTTTTTGAACTTGAACCCGGATTCCAAAAGGCTGGTTTCATAATCAATTTCAGTGCCGAACAAGAACATTTGTGCCATGGGCGCAATCAAGACGCGGGCCCCGTCCTGTTCAACCACTTCGTCATTGGGGTCTTTGTCGTCGACATAGTCCATTGTGTATTCCATGCCCGCGCAACCGCCTTTTTTGACGCCGATACGCAGGCCCGCGTGGCCGCCGGTTTCCATCAGTTTGGAAATCTGGGACGCTGCTTTTGGTGTGATGGACACGGCTTGTTTTCCGGGGATCGAGAACATTTTTTTGCTCCTGTAGGGGGCACGCCTTGCCTGCGTGGACGTGTGGAATTGCTTACATGAATCCTAATTCAAGGCGGGCCTCGTCAGACATCATGTCCATGCCCCAAGGAGGTTCCCAGACCAAAGACACATCAACGTGTTTGACACCTGGCAATGGCTCTACGGCGTCTGCAACCCAGCCGGGCATTTCGCCTGCGACAGGGCATCCGGGCGCCGTCAATGACATGGTGATTTTCACCGCATTCTCGGCGTCGATATCGATGGTGTAGATCAGACCCAATTCGTAGATGTTTACCGGAATTTCCGGATCATAGACCGAACGGCAACCCTCTACGACGGCCTCGTAAAGCGGGTGGTCGGTAGAAGAGGGCGCAATCAATGGCGCACCTTCAAGCATCTCGTTGTTCTGGTCCATCACGGGTCTCTTTTCACGTTTCCTGAGTGATTATATAGGGATTGCGTGCGCTTGCGTCCAGAGGGGCAATCGATGCTTTGGCAAGTTGCCTGTATGTAGCGTGACTGTAGCGTGACTGTAGCGTGACAGGGATTTTTGCAGTGAATGACAGAGATATTTGCAGCAAACAGTTTTGAAGTGTTTAAAGGCCTTTTTCGATCTGCAAATTTTAACATCTTTTAAAGCTGTTCGATGTTTTTAGCTCTAAAGTTCGGTTTTCGGCCCTAAGCCGCCCTTGCGGCTTCGGTGCCCCACTTCGGATTCCAACTTACAGCAAACACTGTCGAATTTTCCCAAAAACGGACTCAGTTTATGACAGCAAACGAAATCCCATTTTAAGATTTATCCTTTAGCTCAAGTGAAATTCCTATTTTCTAAGGTTTCACGAATGCCTACAGCGTCAGAACTCCCTATTGATACAAATGCCTCTGCAAATGACATGGCGGAATCGATGTTTGGCAATGGAATTTCGATTGTCTCCTCCAGTTATACTGGGGCAACTGGGGCTTCTGGCACTTACTCCAATGGTGATGCGACAGCACCGGGTATTACGCCATCTGACACTGGCGTCATTCTTTCCACAGGAAATGCCACCGACATCACAAACAGCAGCGGCGATGTAAATACATCTGCCGGAACCTCTACAAGCCACGGCACCAGCGGCGATAGCGACCTGGAATCC containing:
- the tpiA gene encoding triose-phosphate isomerase, with protein sequence MAKKIAAGNWKMNGTSASLSELETLTKSHSTCDCAIVICPPAPLLFRAANLTQDSAINIGAQDCHTDQSGAFTGDVAAHMIADTGASYVIVGHSERREAYAERNRDVRNKAEAARDAGLTAIVCLGESLEDREADNTLDIIGGQLAGSVPNGATADTVVIAYEPIWAIGTGKVPTLDQIIQVHDFIRGELCARFGTETGNQISLLYGGSVKASNAAEIFKAKNVDGALVGGASLQASDFSPIIDALNTA
- a CDS encoding isopenicillin N synthase family dioxygenase, with the protein product MIPRLDAQLIRAGDRATLAALGEAARGVGFATVYNTALTPSRVEDVIEMYRAFFHLPESAKREIDMARTGANRGWGAPGSEQVDLDANPDYKQFFDSGYELSKDDPLAALSVYAPNQWPEVPAGFREMVQAYYDDARDVAMDVLRGIAAAIDMPRDYFDAAFAKPMVLLRGNYYPERPVWATAKDFGIATHTDYGCLTLLATDGSPGLEVRKRGGGWIAVEAPPGEFVINFGEMMEFWTAGDVKATPHRVVGGMHERISVPLFFNPTHDTNVAPPGSDQVISAGDHLAKRFEETYVHLQKQ
- a CDS encoding SUF system Fe-S cluster assembly protein; the protein is MDQNNEMLEGAPLIAPSSTDHPLYEAVVEGCRSVYDPEIPVNIYELGLIYTIDIDAENAVKITMSLTAPGCPVAGEMPGWVADAVEPLPGVKHVDVSLVWEPPWGMDMMSDEARLELGFM
- a CDS encoding TRAP transporter large permease gives rise to the protein MDVVLLFSMVIGLMLIGVPIAVSLGLSSTLFLLIYSDASLASVANSLFDAMREHYTLLAIPFFILASTFMSTGGVAKRIIRFSIACVGHLPGGLAIAGVFACMLFAALSGSSPATVVAIGTIVIAGMRQVGYTKDFAAGVIANAGTLGILIPPSIVMVVYASAVDVSVGRMFLAGVIPGLMAGFMLMTAIYVVAKLRNLPKGDWLGWGEIRASGLDASWGLFLIVIILGGIYGGIFTPTEAAAVAAVYAFLISVFVYRDMGPLRTKDDDARNLTLMQKPIALVTVFFHRDTRDALFEAGKLTVTLLFIIACALILKHVLTEEQIPQAIAASMLEAGLGPVVFLIIVNVILLIGGQFMEPSGLLVIVAPLVFPIAIELGIDPIHLGIIMVVNMEIGMITPPVGLNLFVTSGVAGMPMMRVVKAALPFTAVLFVFLIMVTYIPAISTWLPNMMMGPEIITK
- a CDS encoding TfoX/Sxy family protein, with the translated sequence MAVSDEQIAFVHDLFEGVGPLTTRKMFGGLGIYADGVIFALVMSEGQLRLKGAGDMVKAFDAEGWDRWTYTRKGGAASSMPYWTMPEHLLDDPEDASAWARRALAAL
- a CDS encoding TRAP transporter small permease, with protein sequence MASNYNKAELTGVGRWVNEFEETAIALILGAMLVITFINVVLRFAFNSGLIWGLDAVANLFAWLVIFGASYAIKTTSHLGVDAVTNLFSPPIRRVLALIAGALCVLFAVLLMKGAWDAWANFANLPQTTGRWFPTGFEEMRRSSFRGYLTDNGIPMVEWLRWLEPLINYDESYEKFPMVVLRFILPFGVALILFRFIQAFVRVWTGVSTSLIVSHEAEDDVENVRHVNAGD
- a CDS encoding HesB/IscA family protein, which produces MFSIPGKQAVSITPKAASQISKLMETGGHAGLRIGVKKGGCAGMEYTMDYVDDKDPNDEVVEQDGARVLIAPMAQMFLFGTEIDYETSLLESGFKFKNPNVTEACGCGESIKFEGM